In Pseudoalteromonas marina, a genomic segment contains:
- the gluQRS gene encoding tRNA glutamyl-Q(34) synthetase GluQRS — MPPAAVTAPMRNYRGRFAPSPSGPLHFGSLVAAVGSYLDAKVNKGSWLVRIEDIDTTRVVKNADTDILNTLQAYCLHWDESVVYQTKRLDLYQDVVSSLENQQCVYACHCSRKQIKALGGIYQGQCKNLGHPTDTGALRLTQCHATTHFNDLIQGDISVSSELAHEDYIIKRSDGLFAYQLVVVVDDIDQGINRIVRGADLIEPTARQISLFKQLNHPIPEFAHLPLAVAKPGFKLSKQNYAPAISKAEPKPALISAFEFLGLPTHANLMDLTTEQLIEWGINTFELKQVPRVAEIQISQKQTS, encoded by the coding sequence ATGCCACCTGCAGCCGTTACTGCGCCTATGCGCAACTATCGCGGTCGTTTTGCACCGTCTCCTTCTGGGCCACTTCATTTTGGCTCACTTGTTGCGGCTGTGGGCAGTTACCTTGATGCAAAAGTAAATAAAGGATCTTGGCTCGTCCGTATCGAGGATATAGACACCACTCGAGTGGTGAAAAATGCCGACACCGATATTCTAAATACCTTACAAGCCTATTGCCTCCACTGGGATGAATCAGTTGTTTATCAAACTAAGCGGCTCGATTTATACCAAGACGTAGTCAGCTCCCTTGAAAATCAACAATGTGTTTATGCTTGTCACTGTAGCCGAAAACAAATAAAAGCTTTGGGTGGAATTTACCAAGGCCAGTGTAAAAACCTTGGCCACCCAACCGATACAGGCGCACTACGATTAACACAATGCCATGCAACCACACACTTTAACGATCTGATTCAAGGTGATATTAGTGTTAGTAGCGAGCTGGCACACGAAGATTATATAATAAAGCGCAGTGATGGCTTATTCGCCTACCAATTAGTGGTTGTTGTAGACGATATTGATCAAGGGATAAATAGGATTGTTAGAGGCGCCGATTTAATTGAGCCAACAGCACGGCAAATCAGTTTATTTAAACAACTTAATCACCCTATTCCTGAGTTTGCTCACTTACCTTTAGCCGTTGCCAAGCCCGGTTTTAAACTATCTAAACAAAACTACGCTCCTGCAATTAGTAAAGCAGAACCAAAACCCGCATTGATAAGTGCCTTTGAATTTTTAGGCTTGCCAACTCATGCCAATTTAATGGATTTAACTACTGAGCAACTCATTGAATGGGGCATAAATACCTTTGAGTTAAAACAAGTGCCGCGAGTCGCTGAAATACAAATTTCTCAGAAGCAAACAAGTTAA
- the panB gene encoding 3-methyl-2-oxobutanoate hydroxymethyltransferase: MSKITVSTLNKMKAENNKITALTAYDASFAKLFHDNGVNVILVGDSLGMVLQGGDDTLGVTNQDIAYHTRCVRAGSRELFVIADMPFMTYSSVNDTCKNAAELMRAGANMVKLEGGEWLYDSIKALTQQGIPVCGHLGLTPQSVHVFGGFKIQGREEDKAQKMINDAKALEAAGAQLLVLECIPSALAKRITDALSIPTIGIGAGNVTDGQILVMHDLVGISAGYIPKFSKNFLLETGNMPAAVQKYCTDVKSGTFPSAEHEFK, translated from the coding sequence ATGTCTAAAATAACCGTTTCTACTTTAAATAAAATGAAAGCAGAAAATAACAAAATCACAGCATTAACTGCTTACGATGCAAGCTTTGCAAAGTTATTTCATGATAATGGCGTTAACGTTATTTTAGTCGGTGATTCATTAGGTATGGTGCTGCAAGGCGGTGATGATACGCTTGGCGTAACCAACCAAGATATTGCTTACCATACGCGCTGTGTGCGTGCAGGAAGCCGTGAATTATTTGTTATTGCTGACATGCCATTTATGACATATTCAAGCGTTAACGACACCTGTAAAAATGCCGCAGAACTTATGCGCGCTGGTGCAAACATGGTTAAACTTGAAGGTGGCGAATGGCTTTACGACAGTATTAAAGCGCTTACTCAACAAGGTATTCCTGTGTGTGGGCACTTAGGCCTTACCCCTCAATCTGTGCACGTATTTGGCGGCTTTAAAATCCAAGGCCGCGAAGAAGACAAAGCACAAAAAATGATTAATGATGCAAAAGCACTGGAAGCCGCTGGCGCACAATTATTAGTACTTGAGTGTATCCCGAGTGCATTGGCAAAACGTATTACTGATGCGCTTAGTATTCCAACCATTGGCATTGGTGCTGGTAATGTGACCGACGGTCAAATACTAGTAATGCACGACCTAGTGGGTATTTCGGCAGGTTATATTCCAAAATTTTCAAAAAACTTTTTACTAGAAACTGGCAACATGCCAGCGGCCGTTCAAAAATATTGTACCGATGTAAAAAGTGGCACTTTTCCAAGTGCTGAACATGAGTTTAAATAA
- the dksA gene encoding RNA polymerase-binding protein DksA: MPDQKKHGLLAQAGLEPYQEKPGEEYMNEAQRAHFKTILETWRNDLRNEVDRTKSHMQDEAANFPDPVDRAAQEEEFSLELRTRDRERKLIKKIEKTIILIKEDDFGFCESCGIEIGIRRLEARPTADLCVDCKTLAEIKEKQAGRG, encoded by the coding sequence ATGCCAGACCAAAAGAAACATGGTTTATTGGCTCAAGCCGGTTTAGAACCATACCAAGAAAAACCAGGCGAAGAGTATATGAATGAAGCACAACGTGCTCATTTCAAAACGATTTTAGAAACTTGGCGTAACGATTTACGCAACGAAGTTGATCGTACAAAATCGCATATGCAAGACGAAGCTGCTAACTTTCCTGACCCAGTTGACCGCGCTGCACAAGAAGAAGAGTTTTCTTTAGAACTTCGAACTCGTGACCGCGAACGTAAATTAATTAAAAAAATTGAAAAAACAATTATTTTAATTAAAGAAGATGATTTTGGCTTTTGTGAGTCTTGTGGCATCGAAATTGGTATTCGCCGCCTAGAAGCGCGACCAACTGCCGATTTATGCGTAGACTGTAAAACACTTGCAGAAATTAAAGAAAAACAAGCTGGACGCGGCTAA
- the phoB gene encoding phosphate regulon transcriptional regulator PhoB, whose translation MSRKVLVVDDEAPIREMLVFVLEQNGFQAIEAEDYDSAIAAMVEPYPDMVLLDWMLPGGSGIQIAKKFKQNEHTRQIPIIMLTARGEEEDKVRGLEVGADDYVTKPFSPKELMARIKAVIRRVSPTSLEEAIEVHGLRLDPISHRVTSEGNELDMGPTEFRLLHFFMTHPERVYSREQLLDHVWGTNVYVEDRTVDVHIRRLRKAIGPLGHDRLVQTVRGAGYRFSSKL comes from the coding sequence ATGTCACGTAAAGTACTAGTCGTAGACGACGAAGCGCCTATCAGAGAGATGCTTGTTTTTGTATTAGAGCAAAATGGATTTCAGGCAATTGAAGCTGAAGATTATGATTCTGCTATTGCTGCAATGGTTGAGCCTTACCCTGATATGGTATTGCTTGATTGGATGTTGCCTGGCGGAAGCGGTATTCAAATTGCTAAAAAGTTTAAGCAAAACGAACACACGCGCCAAATACCTATTATTATGCTTACAGCTCGCGGTGAAGAAGAAGACAAAGTACGCGGCTTAGAAGTAGGCGCTGACGACTACGTAACTAAACCGTTTTCGCCAAAAGAATTAATGGCGCGTATTAAAGCGGTTATTCGTCGCGTGTCGCCAACCTCTTTAGAAGAAGCAATTGAAGTGCATGGCTTACGCTTAGATCCTATTTCTCATCGTGTTACTTCTGAAGGAAATGAGCTTGATATGGGCCCTACAGAGTTTAGGCTCCTTCACTTTTTCATGACTCACCCTGAACGGGTTTACAGCCGTGAACAATTGTTAGATCATGTGTGGGGAACCAATGTGTATGTGGAAGACCGTACTGTTGATGTTCATATTCGCCGTTTACGCAAAGCAATTGGCCCGTTAGGACACGATCGTTTGGTTCAGACCGTGCGTGGTGCAGGGTACCGTTTTTCAAGTAAACTATAA
- the sfsA gene encoding DNA/RNA nuclease SfsA, translating to MKYTPALRSATLLKRYKRFLADLKLNNGAEFTAHCANTGKMTGCAEPGFTAFYSTSNNAKRKYPHSLELTKNNLGQLICVNTAVANKVVEEAINHKVIDELTGYEQLQSEVKYGSENSRIDFLLTTPNKPSCYVEVKSVTLISQDDPHSGQGYFPDAQTLRGQKHLRELIEVVELGHRAVLLFAVLHEGINIVSAAAHIDEKYAALLQQAIDGGVEVIAYKALICANEVVLHKKIAFVA from the coding sequence ATGAAGTACACACCTGCACTGCGATCAGCCACACTATTAAAACGCTACAAGCGCTTTTTAGCTGATTTAAAACTAAACAATGGCGCTGAGTTTACCGCCCATTGTGCCAACACCGGAAAAATGACCGGCTGCGCCGAACCAGGTTTTACTGCTTTTTATTCAACCAGCAATAACGCAAAACGAAAATATCCACATTCATTAGAGCTGACCAAAAACAATTTAGGGCAATTAATATGTGTTAATACAGCGGTAGCCAATAAAGTAGTAGAAGAAGCGATTAATCATAAAGTGATTGATGAATTAACAGGCTATGAGCAACTTCAAAGTGAAGTTAAATACGGCAGTGAAAATAGCCGAATCGACTTTTTACTCACAACCCCAAACAAACCAAGCTGCTACGTTGAAGTTAAATCGGTCACTTTAATAAGCCAAGATGATCCACACAGCGGCCAAGGTTATTTTCCGGATGCACAAACACTGCGTGGACAAAAGCACCTTCGCGAGCTTATTGAAGTGGTCGAATTAGGCCATCGCGCCGTACTACTGTTCGCTGTTTTGCATGAGGGTATTAATATTGTTAGCGCGGCGGCGCATATTGATGAAAAATACGCAGCGCTTTTACAACAAGCCATCGATGGCGGTGTTGAAGTTATCGCTTATAAAGCACTTATTTGCGCAAACGAAGTCGTTCTTCATAAAAAAATAGCATTTGTAGCTTAA
- the pcnB gene encoding polynucleotide adenylyltransferase PcnB, translated as MTGQSTPSRRRIIISKLFQFCRQIIGPNTSAENASASVSSEPLVITRGEHGISRKQFSPNAIKVLYRLKDGGFDAYLVGGCIRDILLGQQPKDFDVVTNATPDQVKKLFRNCRLIGRRFRLAHIVFGREIIEVATMRGHHEAPESKNQISQSSTEGQLLRDNVFGSIEEDAERRDFSINALYYSINDFSIHDYANGLAAIKAKQIELIGDPETRYREDPVRMLRAVRFATKLDMSIAPNSEKPISELASLLDNIPPARLFEEVLKLFLNGKAEANFLMLRQYGLFRALFPALDKILEANPNGLEQAFVQQMFQNTDKRINADKKVTPAFIFAALLWFPLLAITKKLQAEEQLSEYDAFAQAMNKVLSESAQHIAVPKRFTLGARDIWHIQHRLDKRAGQRAYRLTQQPRFKAAYDFLLLRVDAGETEHKELAQWWTQYLSQDINGQKDMVKNLGHQGGPKPRKRSRRRAPRKPAE; from the coding sequence ATGACAGGCCAATCAACACCTTCTAGGAGACGGATTATTATTTCCAAGCTTTTTCAATTTTGCCGACAGATAATCGGCCCAAATACGAGTGCTGAAAATGCCTCTGCCTCTGTAAGCAGCGAACCATTAGTAATCACGCGCGGTGAGCATGGTATTTCTCGTAAACAATTTAGCCCAAATGCAATCAAAGTTTTATACCGATTAAAGGACGGTGGCTTTGATGCCTACCTCGTTGGTGGTTGTATTCGCGATATATTGTTAGGTCAACAACCTAAAGACTTTGATGTAGTCACTAACGCAACGCCCGACCAAGTTAAAAAGCTTTTTAGAAACTGTAGATTAATTGGTCGCCGTTTTCGTTTAGCGCACATTGTATTTGGCCGTGAAATTATTGAAGTGGCAACCATGCGCGGTCATCACGAAGCGCCTGAGTCTAAAAACCAAATAAGCCAATCAAGTACTGAAGGGCAATTATTACGTGACAACGTATTTGGTAGCATTGAAGAAGATGCCGAGCGCCGTGATTTTTCAATTAACGCGCTGTATTACTCAATTAACGATTTTAGCATTCATGATTACGCCAATGGTTTAGCCGCTATTAAAGCAAAACAAATTGAGCTTATTGGCGATCCTGAAACACGCTACCGTGAAGATCCCGTGCGTATGTTACGCGCAGTACGATTTGCAACAAAGCTTGATATGAGCATTGCGCCTAATAGCGAAAAGCCGATCAGCGAGCTTGCCAGCTTACTTGATAACATTCCACCGGCGCGTTTGTTTGAAGAAGTACTTAAACTGTTTTTAAACGGTAAAGCTGAAGCTAACTTTTTAATGCTTCGCCAATACGGGCTTTTCCGTGCATTATTTCCTGCGCTAGATAAAATTTTAGAAGCCAACCCAAATGGTTTAGAACAAGCCTTTGTTCAGCAAATGTTTCAAAATACCGATAAACGCATAAATGCTGATAAAAAAGTAACGCCTGCATTTATTTTTGCCGCGCTATTATGGTTCCCACTTTTAGCAATAACCAAAAAGCTTCAGGCCGAAGAACAACTTAGCGAGTACGATGCCTTTGCACAAGCAATGAATAAAGTACTTAGCGAAAGCGCACAACATATTGCAGTTCCAAAACGCTTTACGTTGGGTGCGCGCGATATTTGGCATATTCAGCACCGTTTAGATAAACGTGCAGGCCAACGTGCGTACAGGTTAACGCAACAACCGCGCTTTAAAGCCGCTTACGACTTTTTATTATTGCGCGTTGATGCGGGTGAAACTGAGCATAAAGAACTTGCACAGTGGTGGACTCAATACCTTAGCCAAGATATTAACGGTCAAAAAGACATGGTTAAAAACTTAGGTCATCAAGGTGGTCCAAAGCCGCGTAAACGCTCTCGTCGCCGCGCACCAAGAAAGCCAGCTGAGTAA
- a CDS encoding phosphoribosyltransferase, with the protein MSDKCYITAQQLLEDSFRVAAQVYKDGFRPDFIIGIWRGGAPIGIAVQEYYDYKGIETDHIAVRTSSYYGIGQQSKEIKVHGLHYIVENANAGDSLLIVDDVFDSGRSIVALKEKLSELMRLNLPRDIRIACPYYKPKNSKVDTVPDYYIHESEEWLVFPHELSGLTPDEIIEGKSDLVKIHDILLED; encoded by the coding sequence ATGTCAGATAAGTGCTATATCACAGCTCAACAGTTACTTGAAGATTCATTCCGCGTAGCGGCACAAGTATACAAAGACGGCTTTCGTCCTGATTTTATTATAGGTATTTGGCGAGGTGGTGCACCAATTGGTATTGCTGTGCAAGAATATTACGATTACAAAGGTATTGAAACTGACCACATTGCAGTGCGCACATCGTCTTATTATGGTATTGGCCAGCAATCAAAAGAAATTAAAGTACACGGCTTACATTACATTGTAGAAAACGCTAATGCGGGTGATTCTCTGCTTATTGTTGATGATGTATTTGACTCAGGGCGCAGTATTGTTGCACTAAAAGAAAAGCTTTCAGAACTAATGCGCTTAAATTTACCGCGCGATATTCGAATTGCTTGCCCATACTACAAACCAAAAAATTCAAAAGTAGATACCGTGCCTGATTACTACATTCATGAGTCTGAAGAATGGTTAGTATTCCCGCATGAATTGTCGGGTTTAACACCAGATGAAATTATTGAAGGTAAATCTGACTTAGTGAAAATTCACGATATTTTGTTAGAAGACTAA
- the panC gene encoding pantoate--beta-alanine ligase, protein MQSITEIKSLRSQIKAWRQAGLSVAFVPTMGNLHRGHFSLVEKAKTLADKVVVSIFVNPMQFGANEDLDNYPRTLSEDKQGLAELGTDIVFTPSVSTIYPNGLGEQSFVDVPGVSLGYCGGSRPGHFKGVATVVTKLFNLVQPDYACFGEKDFQQLQVIKTMARDLSMPVEIIGVPTMREVSGLAMSSRNGYLSAEQKTTATALFKALGQCAEQLKQGNKDFTSLKAHAKQSLEQAGLKPDYFEIAQRDTLKTATLDDNHFVILAAAFLGSVRLIDNMQVDI, encoded by the coding sequence ATGCAGTCAATTACTGAAATTAAATCATTACGTAGTCAAATTAAAGCATGGCGACAAGCGGGCTTGAGTGTGGCGTTTGTACCAACAATGGGCAATTTACACCGAGGACACTTTTCACTCGTTGAAAAAGCAAAAACTTTAGCTGATAAAGTGGTTGTTAGTATTTTTGTAAACCCAATGCAATTTGGCGCTAACGAAGATTTAGATAACTACCCACGTACATTATCAGAGGACAAACAAGGCCTTGCAGAATTAGGTACTGATATTGTATTTACACCAAGTGTAAGCACAATTTATCCAAATGGGCTTGGTGAGCAAAGTTTTGTTGACGTACCAGGCGTGTCGCTTGGTTACTGTGGTGGTTCGCGCCCTGGGCACTTTAAAGGCGTTGCAACTGTTGTGACTAAGCTATTTAACCTAGTGCAACCTGACTACGCTTGCTTTGGTGAAAAAGACTTTCAGCAACTGCAAGTGATTAAAACGATGGCTCGCGACCTATCTATGCCTGTTGAAATTATTGGTGTACCCACCATGCGTGAAGTATCAGGGCTTGCTATGAGCTCACGTAATGGCTACCTATCAGCAGAGCAAAAAACAACAGCAACTGCTTTATTTAAAGCGCTAGGCCAGTGTGCCGAGCAGCTTAAGCAAGGTAATAAAGATTTCACTTCGCTTAAAGCACATGCTAAACAAAGCCTAGAGCAAGCAGGCTTAAAGCCAGACTATTTTGAGATAGCTCAACGAGATACCTTAAAAACTGCTACACTCGATGATAACCATTTTGTTATTTTAGCCGCCGCCTTTTTAGGCTCTGTGAGATTAATTGACAACATGCAGGTCGACATTTAA
- the folK gene encoding 2-amino-4-hydroxy-6-hydroxymethyldihydropteridine diphosphokinase: MNRVYLGLGANLNSPKQQLDNAIAALKKLPHSEFVSVSHYYASKPMGPQDQPDYINAVACINTHLEPEQLLDLTQKIELEHGRVRKAERWGPRTLDIDTLLFGNKIINTARLTVPHYGLNEREFVVYPLLELAPELILPSGIALKTIATNLPLNDLQQLPL; encoded by the coding sequence ATGAACCGTGTTTATTTAGGGTTAGGTGCTAACTTAAACTCGCCTAAACAACAGCTTGATAACGCGATTGCGGCACTTAAAAAACTGCCGCATAGCGAGTTTGTAAGCGTGTCTCACTATTACGCAAGTAAACCTATGGGACCGCAAGACCAACCCGACTACATTAACGCAGTTGCATGTATTAATACCCATCTTGAACCAGAACAGCTACTTGATTTAACACAAAAAATTGAACTAGAGCACGGCCGTGTTAGAAAAGCCGAACGTTGGGGTCCTCGAACGCTAGACATAGATACCCTTTTGTTTGGTAATAAAATTATTAATACTGCACGCTTAACTGTGCCCCATTATGGCTTGAACGAACGCGAGTTTGTGGTGTACCCGTTGCTTGAACTTGCGCCAGAACTTATTTTACCCAGCGGCATTGCACTAAAAACCATTGCAACTAATTTACCGCTCAACGACTTACAACAATTACCTCTGTAA
- a CDS encoding PstS family phosphate ABC transporter substrate-binding protein — translation MKFKNLVAAMGVAVTTFVSAQAVALDQDIPEYQKISGVSGNFSSVGSDTLANMMTFWAEEYKRIYPNVNIQIQAAGSSTAPPALTEGTANLGPMSRAMKSKEIEAFEKRYGYKPTAVRVAIDALAVYVHKDNPIEGLRIDQVDAIFSSTRKCGASEQVNRWSDVGLEGSWAARDIQLYGRNSVSGTYGYFKKKALCKGDFRNNVNEQPGSASVVQSISSSLNAIGYSGIGYKTSGVRTVPLSKKGTNFVDATLDNVAQGKYPLSRFLYVYVNKHPNKALSPMEAEFLKMILSKDGQQIVEKDGYVPLSAKLVEVELKKLGLK, via the coding sequence ATGAAATTTAAAAATTTAGTTGCCGCAATGGGTGTGGCTGTTACAACTTTCGTATCTGCTCAAGCAGTGGCTTTAGATCAAGACATTCCTGAGTATCAAAAAATCAGCGGCGTATCAGGCAACTTTTCATCAGTAGGTTCTGACACTTTAGCTAACATGATGACGTTTTGGGCTGAAGAGTACAAACGTATTTACCCAAATGTAAACATTCAAATTCAAGCGGCAGGTTCTTCTACAGCGCCTCCAGCATTAACCGAAGGTACTGCTAACCTAGGTCCAATGAGTCGCGCAATGAAATCAAAAGAAATCGAAGCGTTTGAAAAACGTTACGGTTACAAGCCAACAGCAGTTCGCGTGGCTATTGATGCACTTGCTGTTTATGTACACAAAGATAACCCAATTGAAGGTCTTCGTATTGACCAAGTTGACGCTATTTTCTCATCAACTCGTAAGTGTGGTGCGTCAGAGCAAGTTAACCGTTGGAGCGATGTTGGCCTTGAAGGTAGCTGGGCAGCACGCGACATTCAATTATACGGACGTAACTCTGTATCAGGTACTTACGGTTACTTTAAGAAAAAAGCACTGTGTAAAGGTGACTTCCGTAATAACGTAAATGAACAGCCGGGTTCTGCATCTGTAGTACAATCAATTTCGTCTTCACTGAACGCAATTGGCTACTCAGGTATTGGTTACAAAACGTCAGGCGTACGTACTGTTCCATTATCTAAAAAAGGCACTAACTTTGTAGATGCAACACTTGATAACGTTGCGCAAGGTAAATACCCACTTTCTCGCTTTTTATACGTGTACGTTAACAAGCACCCAAATAAAGCATTGTCTCCGATGGAAGCTGAATTCTTAAAAATGATTCTTTCAAAAGACGGCCAACAAATTGTAGAAAAAGATGGTTATGTTCCTCTTTCTGCAAAGCTAGTTGAAGTAGAGCTTAAAAAGCTAGGTTTAAAATAA
- the pepB gene encoding aminopeptidase PepB, giving the protein MSEKFVVQLSEHAAPSHWGESATLSFNERGATVHLSEQETLKNVQKAARTIANQGVKHVELAGDTWCTESQWAFYQGFVTPKLLNGVEFVDNAQSDLKELAHLKSSATWAREMVNGTADDIYPESLAEKAAEFIQSLAPEHVSYQIIKGDALLEQQWIGIHAVGRGSVRPPVLLELDYNPTGDDNAPVSAALVGKGITFDSGGYSIKSSEGMLGMKCDMGGAATVTAGLALAINRGIEKRIKLFLCCAENLISGHAYKLGDILTYKNGTTVEIVNTDAEGRLVLADGLMAAGETGAPLIIDAATLTGAALVAVGQEYNALFALDKELAREVEGFASQEMEAAWPLPLEKWHQQNCPSPYADTANSRAQKGGGYGGASNAAGFLSRFVPNDGKGWVHIDLAAAFNMGSTNQWAAGATTQGMRTVARTLLEKA; this is encoded by the coding sequence ATGAGTGAAAAATTTGTTGTTCAACTAAGCGAACACGCAGCACCGAGTCATTGGGGCGAAAGCGCAACGTTGTCTTTTAACGAGCGTGGCGCAACCGTTCATTTATCTGAGCAAGAAACATTAAAAAATGTTCAAAAAGCAGCGCGTACAATTGCTAATCAAGGTGTTAAGCATGTTGAGCTTGCGGGCGACACGTGGTGCACAGAAAGCCAATGGGCTTTTTACCAAGGCTTTGTAACACCAAAATTGTTAAACGGTGTTGAATTTGTTGATAACGCACAATCAGATCTTAAAGAACTTGCGCATTTAAAAAGCTCAGCAACATGGGCGCGTGAAATGGTTAATGGCACCGCAGACGATATATACCCTGAAAGCCTTGCTGAAAAAGCAGCTGAGTTTATTCAATCGCTTGCGCCAGAGCACGTAAGCTACCAAATAATTAAAGGCGATGCGTTATTAGAGCAGCAATGGATTGGTATTCATGCTGTTGGTCGCGGAAGTGTTCGCCCTCCGGTATTGTTAGAGCTTGATTACAACCCAACAGGCGACGATAACGCACCCGTTAGTGCAGCCCTTGTGGGTAAAGGTATTACGTTTGATTCGGGCGGTTATTCAATTAAATCGAGCGAAGGCATGCTAGGGATGAAGTGCGATATGGGCGGTGCTGCAACAGTAACGGCTGGTTTAGCACTTGCTATTAATCGTGGTATTGAAAAACGCATTAAATTATTCTTATGTTGTGCTGAGAACTTAATTTCTGGCCACGCTTACAAATTAGGCGACATTCTTACTTACAAAAATGGCACAACCGTTGAAATTGTAAATACTGATGCAGAAGGGCGTTTAGTGCTTGCCGATGGCTTAATGGCTGCGGGTGAAACAGGCGCGCCTTTAATTATTGACGCTGCAACATTAACGGGGGCAGCGTTGGTTGCTGTTGGTCAAGAATACAATGCGTTGTTTGCACTAGATAAAGAGCTAGCGCGTGAGGTTGAAGGCTTTGCATCTCAAGAAATGGAAGCAGCTTGGCCATTACCACTTGAAAAGTGGCACCAACAAAACTGCCCATCACCTTATGCTGATACGGCTAACAGCCGAGCGCAAAAAGGGGGCGGCTATGGTGGTGCGTCAAATGCTGCAGGCTTTTTATCACGCTTTGTGCCAAACGATGGCAAAGGTTGGGTACACATTGATTTAGCTGCTGCATTTAACATGGGTAGCACGAACCAATGGGCTGCAGGCGCAACAACACAAGGTATGCGCACGGTTGCTCGTACGTTGCTAGAAAAAGCATAA
- the phoR gene encoding phosphate regulon sensor histidine kinase PhoR — translation MYRVVNKQALIKRLFIYFLPLLLIGVLVGAPFLLLFLGSFSLLVWHYHQLYRLSDWLLNQRSFNPPEGEGAWEQVFEGIYHLQHRNRKKRNELADLIRRFRDGAEAVPDAVIVLQTDLSIVWCNQLALKVLGLQWPTDHGQRLDNLIREPKFAKYMHKGNFDEALELDNGHAIEQVLEFRVMPYATTQLMVVVRDVTRLKQLEQMRKDFVANVSHELRTPLTVVTGYLEMMDSDNLPPPAMWNKAQSTMLEQCKRMDSLVSQLLSLSRIEGSRRQDNDKAINVPQLLGYIQTEAQSINQDKGHELLFDIDNTLDIKGSEDELRSAFSNLVFNAIYYTKPGGKIQVSWLRKNNTACFTVVDNGDGIAAEHINRLTERFYRVDKARSRTTGGSGLGLAITKHVLTRHDSKLNITSEVGKGSCFSFCFSIDKIVEPQNKQQVLVKS, via the coding sequence ATGTATCGAGTTGTTAATAAGCAGGCGTTAATAAAACGTCTGTTTATCTATTTTTTACCCTTACTATTAATTGGTGTGCTAGTTGGCGCACCTTTTTTGCTTTTATTTTTAGGCTCTTTTTCACTTCTTGTTTGGCATTATCATCAATTATACCGTTTAAGCGATTGGCTTTTAAATCAGCGCAGTTTTAACCCCCCTGAAGGCGAAGGTGCATGGGAGCAAGTGTTTGAAGGCATTTACCACCTACAACACCGTAACCGAAAAAAACGAAATGAATTGGCCGATTTAATTAGGCGATTTCGTGATGGGGCCGAAGCGGTACCCGATGCTGTTATTGTGCTTCAAACCGATTTAAGCATTGTGTGGTGCAATCAGCTAGCGCTTAAGGTACTAGGGCTGCAGTGGCCTACCGATCATGGGCAGCGCTTAGATAACTTAATACGCGAACCTAAGTTTGCAAAATATATGCACAAAGGTAATTTTGACGAAGCACTAGAACTTGATAATGGCCATGCTATTGAACAAGTGCTTGAGTTTAGGGTAATGCCCTATGCAACTACGCAGTTAATGGTTGTGGTGCGTGACGTAACCCGTTTAAAGCAGCTTGAACAAATGCGTAAAGATTTTGTTGCCAATGTATCGCATGAGCTGCGTACGCCGCTTACGGTGGTTACAGGCTACCTTGAAATGATGGACAGCGACAACTTACCGCCTCCTGCAATGTGGAATAAAGCACAATCTACCATGCTTGAGCAGTGTAAACGTATGGACAGTTTGGTCAGCCAGTTATTATCCCTTTCCCGAATAGAAGGTTCGCGCCGACAAGATAACGATAAAGCGATTAATGTACCTCAGTTACTTGGTTATATTCAAACAGAAGCCCAGTCTATTAATCAAGACAAAGGCCACGAATTACTCTTTGATATAGATAACACACTCGACATAAAAGGCTCTGAAGATGAGCTGCGTAGTGCGTTTTCTAATTTAGTCTTTAACGCTATTTATTACACTAAACCTGGCGGAAAAATACAGGTTAGCTGGCTTCGTAAAAATAATACCGCTTGTTTTACTGTTGTTGATAACGGTGATGGCATTGCTGCAGAACATATTAATCGGCTGACTGAGCGGTTTTATCGTGTGGATAAAGCACGAAGCAGAACCACAGGAGGGTCTGGTTTAGGCTTGGCAATTACAAAACATGTGTTAACACGCCACGATAGTAAATTAAATATCACCAGTGAAGTTGGAAAGGGGTCTTGTTTTTCTTTTTGTTTTTCAATAGATAAGATCGTTGAACCCCAAAATAAACAACAAGTTTTGGTAAAGTCATAA